From the genome of Candidatus Aminicenantes bacterium, one region includes:
- a CDS encoding ATP-binding cassette domain-containing protein gives MLTLRQVTFSIDGRALLHQVDWTVMPGRRLALVGANGTGKTTLLRIMAAELEPDSGEVVKSRSYRVAHLPQETVAGGEGTLMQSVLNGRSDILRLEAQLEALRADPPPEDSDYSQWLKRVENLETRYSSKKGYELENRARRILSGLGFERAQEGLSLSSFSGGWRMRALLARLLLKEPDLLLLDEPTNHLDLPSLEWLERFILNFSGSMVMVSHDRFFIDRLSQEIVELENGCLHHYPGRYRTYLKMRAQQREHTTQLQRQQKVERRRQEKFIERFRYKATKAAQVQSRVKQLEKMEAAKPIPAPDPKINFRLTPAQASFRDVLSLKNMGFAYSPGQWVFRGIDLEVRRQDKICLVGRNGAGKTTLTRLINQELTPLEGTLTLGRRTVVGYYAQHQVEALNLDLPIIREVSDAAPPARIPEVRSILGLFGFHGNEVFKPIRVLSGGEKARVSLARILISGTNFLIMDEPTNHLDIHARDALEKALDAYEGTIMLVSHDRFFLDGIVTRVVEIQDGCLREYLGNYSEYLEKRDEPVDEPALPETMAGSGESRRNERQRQALARQAVSKERGRLSENIRTLEERIEILELRQAELESHLAHPETYDNSEKVVDLQKQYARVIEQVETAVSDWESLHHELDTLLENLSPASSGETNT, from the coding sequence ATGTTGACACTCCGCCAAGTAACGTTTTCCATTGACGGCCGCGCCCTGCTGCACCAGGTCGACTGGACCGTGATGCCGGGAAGGCGCCTGGCCCTGGTCGGCGCCAACGGAACCGGAAAAACCACTTTATTGCGCATCATGGCGGCGGAACTGGAGCCCGATTCCGGAGAAGTCGTCAAATCTCGCAGCTACCGCGTGGCTCACCTGCCCCAGGAAACGGTTGCCGGGGGCGAAGGCACGCTGATGCAATCCGTCCTGAACGGACGTAGCGATATTCTCCGGCTTGAAGCCCAACTCGAGGCATTGCGGGCCGATCCACCACCAGAAGATTCGGATTACTCTCAATGGTTGAAACGGGTGGAAAACCTGGAGACCCGGTATTCCAGCAAAAAGGGCTATGAACTTGAGAATCGGGCCCGCCGTATCTTGTCCGGTCTGGGATTCGAGCGTGCCCAGGAAGGGCTTTCCCTGTCAAGCTTCAGCGGAGGTTGGCGCATGCGTGCCCTGCTGGCACGCCTGCTTCTGAAAGAACCCGACCTTTTGCTGCTGGACGAACCCACCAACCATCTCGACCTGCCCTCCCTGGAATGGCTGGAGCGATTCATCTTGAATTTCAGCGGCAGCATGGTGATGGTTTCACATGACCGCTTTTTTATCGACCGCCTGTCCCAGGAGATCGTTGAGTTGGAAAACGGGTGTTTACATCATTATCCCGGCCGCTACCGCACATATCTAAAGATGCGGGCGCAACAACGTGAACACACAACACAGTTGCAACGGCAGCAAAAGGTGGAACGCCGCCGTCAAGAGAAATTCATTGAACGATTCCGCTACAAGGCAACCAAGGCCGCCCAGGTTCAAAGCCGCGTTAAACAACTGGAAAAAATGGAAGCCGCCAAACCCATCCCCGCTCCGGACCCGAAAATCAATTTCCGCCTGACCCCGGCCCAGGCATCTTTCCGGGATGTGTTAAGCCTGAAAAACATGGGATTCGCTTATTCACCCGGTCAATGGGTATTTCGCGGCATCGACCTGGAGGTCAGGCGCCAGGACAAAATCTGCCTGGTAGGCAGAAACGGAGCCGGCAAAACCACCCTGACGCGGTTGATTAACCAGGAACTCACCCCGCTGGAGGGAACACTGACCCTGGGAAGACGAACCGTCGTCGGGTACTACGCTCAGCACCAGGTAGAGGCCTTGAACCTGGATTTGCCGATAATCCGTGAAGTCAGTGATGCCGCGCCGCCGGCGCGGATCCCGGAAGTGCGCTCCATTCTGGGACTGTTCGGATTCCATGGCAATGAAGTGTTTAAGCCGATCCGGGTTTTAAGCGGGGGAGAAAAGGCAAGGGTATCCCTGGCCCGCATCCTGATATCCGGAACCAACTTTCTGATCATGGACGAACCCACCAACCACCTGGACATCCATGCCCGGGATGCGTTGGAAAAGGCACTGGACGCCTACGAAGGCACCATTATGCTGGTATCCCACGACCGTTTTTTCCTGGATGGAATCGTGACCCGGGTGGTTGAGATCCAGGATGGATGCCTGCGTGAATACCTGGGCAATTACTCTGAATACCTGGAAAAACGAGACGAACCCGTCGACGAGCCGGCTCTGCCGGAAACCATGGCGGGAAGCGGGGAAAGCCGGCGCAATGAACGGCAACGACAGGCCCTGGCTCGGCAGGCCGTCAGCAAAGAACGGGGACGCCTCAGCGAAAATATCCGGACTCTTGAGGAACGGATTGAAATCCTGGAGCTGCGGCAGGCGGAGTTGGAAAGCCACCTGGCACATCCCGAAACCTATGATAACAGCGAAAAAGTCGTGGACCTACAAAAGCAATATGCCCGGGTGATCGAGCAAGTAGAGACCGCTGTTTCGGATTGGGAGTCCCTTCACCACGAACTGGACACCTTGCTGGAGAACCTGTCTCCGGCTTCCTCCGGGGAGACAAACACATGA